The genomic interval AGATTTCGTAAGTGCGCGCAATATCGTCTTGAATAAGACTGGTGTAGTTTCTATCGATCTCTGTATCTGTCGATAGAATCACAACTTGGTGGCTTGCTGTTGGGAAGTAGTTCTCAACGAGCTTATCACGGTGGTGCGAGTCTAAGCGACCTAGTGGTGTATCAATAATAATTGGCAGCTTACGACCAGATGTACGGCCTAGCGCTTCCAGAATTGAGATCGCGTAGATCTGTTTTTCACCTGCAGACATTGCTTTGCGATTGATCTTAATACCGTGTTCATCGACTAGTTCAACATCAAACGATGCAGGGTTAATTGAAGCAGATAGCTGCAAATCTTCTTTACGAGCCAGCTTCTTGTAAGATTGGACGAACTCGTTTTCTAACTGGTTGACGCGAGCTTTAGTTAACTGTTCACCAAATTTCTCAAGCAATAAGATTGAGTTTTGGGCATTGCTAATACTCTGATCTTTATTGGATTGATCTTTATTCTTATCGTGTAGCTTCTGAATTTGACGAGCTGTCTCTAGTGCTTGGCGCAATTCGCGTTTTGCTTCTTCAAGCAAAGCATGGTATTCGATAATCAGCTTCTCTTTTTTCTTATCTAATGCGCGCACGTCCGCAAAAAGCTCTTGCACCTGCTCTTGCTCAGGAGCTCGTGCAATATTGTTTGAGGCGTTATCGATCTCTTCTTCGACTTTTTGAAGACGTACTCGTGCTTCATCGAAACGTGAAAAAGATTCTCGAGACAGGTTAGAGAGTTGATAGTCAATAGTATTCGCTTGACGGTCGGAGATATCCAAAAGCAGCTCGGCAGAATCAAACTCACCCACGTGTGCTTTAAAGCTATCAGCAATCGCACTTTGAGCCATCTCGGTATCAAAACTTGGGTACTTTGAACGTAGTGTTTCTAAGAATGAGTCCAGCTCGTTGCCAAAGTTCTGTTTCTTCTTAATCTGTTGTTCTTGCTTTATCTGAGTTTGAAGGCGCTGCATTGCATTTGGTGCTAGCGCGAATGGAAGACTTGTCTCCATCTCCATGCGGATTTGCTTTTCAAGCTCTACTTTCTCTTTAAGCAAGCTATCTACTTTTTGTTGCTCATCTTCTCGAGTTTTAGCCCAAGCGCCGCCGTTTTGAGATAACTTATTCTCTAGACTAAGAATATCGCGTGATACGAGCTCAATTTGTGCGTCAACGATGTCCGCTTCACCGCGAAGTTTCTCTGCATTGCGCTCGTGGCTGATACGTTTCTCATCAAGAGAATCCATTTCCTTTTTTAACGATTGACTTAGTGCGCTAGAACCTTGTTTTTTCAAGAAGATATTTAAGTCACTCTTGAGCTTTGCGATAACATCTAAGCCCAATAGACGACGAACTGCAGTCTTTAGCACCGTGCCAGACTCATCTTCAGCAAGTTCTGCGATTTTTTCGCCGTCGAAAAAGAATAAGTCAGCGATGCCTGTTGGGATTAATTCGTTTAGAAAGCCCTGACACTGATCGTAATTGAGCTCGGGAATTTGAACTCCGTCTTTTTCAAGGCATAAATTATCTTTCTTACCGCGTTTCCAGCCGCGAATCACTTTATAAGTGTTTTCTTCGCCGTTTTGGCTGTATTTAAACTCAAGCTCAATCGATGCGTTATCTTGAACTCCACCATGGCCGACGCCTTTATGGATCAGTTCGGAAAGGGCATCAACGTACTCACCATTTGACAACACTTGGCTAAATGATTGACGGCCAAAAAGAGCGAGTCGCACAGCTGTCAGAATCGATGTCTTACCAGCACCGTTAAGGCCACCAAACAGAATAATTGGTCGTTCGGTTCCTTCAATAGGGCCATTTTTACTTAAGCGTGCCGGAGCAGGGCGCAAGTCAATTTCATGTACGCCACGGAACACTCGAAAGTTATTGAGAGTTAGTTTTGTTATTAACATTTCAGTATTTAAAACTCTTTTTGAAGCTGCTTATCTAGATCGGCAAGTTGTTCGTTATAGCGCTCGATCTCTTTTTGGTGAATATCAAACTCAGCTTTACTCTGTAGAGAAGCATGCTTTTGTTTGATCTCTTCCAAGCTACCCCAGTCTCGCTTCAACAGGGACGCGATTTTATTTGAAATACCGCTACGACGGCTTAAGCCTTCCATCGAGACTTCTAGCTCGATAAGCTTCATGATCATCTCTGGTTCAATATCAAAGTTGTCACACAGCTCATGGATGAGTTGTGCGTCATCTTTACCAAAACTTGCGTTATCGTCATATACCCAATCAAGGTCGTAACCATAAACTTCTTTGAAAATAGTAGGTAGAGAGTCGTCCCAGTCTGGCTCATTTGGATCGTGAATCCACTCTTGGCGAATAGCATGAAGTTCAGGTACTGTGATCAGCTCGATCTCTCTTCCTTCAGCTTTAAACTTCTTATCCAGTTCAAGCAACTCGCGCAACCATTGACGGCGATATTTCAGCCAGTAAGGTCCCGGAACGTGCTTACGTTCGGTTGCGATGTCTTCGCCTTCTTTTGCGTATTGGTAGCTGACTTTACCTGTGCGACGTTTATGGTTTCGGTACTCTTCTTTGTTCGCAGGATCGGTAGTCATTGACAGCTTATTACGGAATTCAAGAAGGGGAGCCATCCACTCTTCACCGTTTTGGATAAGGCTTTCCATTGCACGGTCTTTGGTTACGACAGTACATGTCCAGCAACCGAAGCGAGAGTTACCACAAGACGGTGTTGTCTCATCAATGACCATTGGACATTCGCCTTGACCAGAAGAGTCTTTGTAGAGATTCCACAGCACAAGGTTTTTGCCACCCCACGGATTTTCCCATTCAAGATCATACTCATCGATCCAAATGTTCTTAGGTCCGTACGGGG from Vibrio vulnificus NBRC 15645 = ATCC 27562 carries:
- the dndD gene encoding DNA sulfur modification protein DndD, encoding MLITKLTLNNFRVFRGVHEIDLRPAPARLSKNGPIEGTERPIILFGGLNGAGKTSILTAVRLALFGRQSFSQVLSNGEYVDALSELIHKGVGHGGVQDNASIELEFKYSQNGEENTYKVIRGWKRGKKDNLCLEKDGVQIPELNYDQCQGFLNELIPTGIADLFFFDGEKIAELAEDESGTVLKTAVRRLLGLDVIAKLKSDLNIFLKKQGSSALSQSLKKEMDSLDEKRISHERNAEKLRGEADIVDAQIELVSRDILSLENKLSQNGGAWAKTREDEQQKVDSLLKEKVELEKQIRMEMETSLPFALAPNAMQRLQTQIKQEQQIKKKQNFGNELDSFLETLRSKYPSFDTEMAQSAIADSFKAHVGEFDSAELLLDISDRQANTIDYQLSNLSRESFSRFDEARVRLQKVEEEIDNASNNIARAPEQEQVQELFADVRALDKKKEKLIIEYHALLEEAKRELRQALETARQIQKLHDKNKDQSNKDQSISNAQNSILLLEKFGEQLTKARVNQLENEFVQSYKKLARKEDLQLSASINPASFDVELVDEHGIKINRKAMSAGEKQIYAISILEALGRTSGRKLPIIIDTPLGRLDSHHRDKLVENYFPTASHQVVILSTDTEIDRNYTSLIQDDIARTYEICFDGTTKSSTLKEGYFWRETTKEAV
- a CDS encoding DNA phosphorothioation system sulfurtransferase DndC — protein: MIHELKLAEDLAEYEDFINAEDFANNKLSHYIADVQRVYCADKRPWVIGYSGGKDSSAVMSLVYLALLGLEPKDRQKPVFVVSSDTLVETPVVVNHIKDSLAAIEKGAKRDNLPITCHKVVPKDNQTFWANLLGKGYPAPTRSFRWCTERMKIDPVSDFIKSKVSQFDEVIVVLGSRSQESASRAQVIAKHKIDGSRLARHTTLANAFIFTPIDTWGVDDVWKLLRLCHLETKQTPYGPKNIWIDEYDLEWENPWGGKNLVLWNLYKDSSGQGECPMVIDETTPSCGNSRFGCWTCTVVTKDRAMESLIQNGEEWMAPLLEFRNKLSMTTDPANKEEYRNHKRRTGKVSYQYAKEGEDIATERKHVPGPYWLKYRRQWLRELLELDKKFKAEGREIELITVPELHAIRQEWIHDPNEPDWDDSLPTIFKEVYGYDLDWVYDDNASFGKDDAQLIHELCDNFDIEPEMIMKLIELEVSMEGLSRRSGISNKIASLLKRDWGSLEEIKQKHASLQSKAEFDIHQKEIERYNEQLADLDKQLQKEF